The Thermococcus thermotolerans genome contains a region encoding:
- a CDS encoding ABC transporter substrate-binding protein produces MRSAMALSLLLLVLLAPLAGAGEWSPVEVIKFQGVQNPEGVLRQIAKGEYDVGLFSLPADEYRRLDEDLLKNLELYKTVVSYNELTFNTYHDQDKDAPLVTVGDQVYFNPFAIREVRFAMNFLVSRDYIVQNIYQGSGAPMLGCIRPSHPANKYFEPVYSALNLSASQNVEYAMELFNEGMEMAVRQVAVYNHTLEEVNGTWYFDGKPVTIKFVIRIEDERQKIGRYVADLIEEYFGFKVERLEWDRQKAGQVVFATPPSEYEWNVYTGGWKVESGVPSVWIDDYTAWFYSAWYGYLPSKVEPKHRNIVTVGQFLRYVGNGDADEGLRVIRAEYYKSASELGEILNWTEEELTRLLVHFSLQVNGENYTIQSADQYWDLQKISMGLGIMEGVRIFLTEVWELSPVNGVRVSEIKADPNVGLFNRWSLLSAETPDGVLRVAHFVLTCCCFCLPFNPAVESEYHVFPIDIWDLLHDPAGYTDQNGLYTPYRCRWNVERGNFTVPNDAVIYNQTSGWITPHAGERAKVRVSVSCDLDEWQNGVRMGETDIKYYIAFLYIWAYKDIPNDPYYEDDLSETATLLGNVLGFEFTENGYVVYGNYAHPIADDLTAKDYVFYPKSPWELYYAMGELVANGDSYGVYERYSLGNAEGKIECLNLLTREHVADLRKVLVHLMEKRAIPPAIADDVSDPEEGYARLIGWIDTFHHAVVSDGSFYIEKNVPENLFMELRAFRGVSPIPSPATTPTMSQVSTSSSQSESPTPTNGSDDHQTATNTSLIYAIGLAGLLTLVLVLLMGWKR; encoded by the coding sequence ATGAGGTCGGCAATGGCCCTTTCTCTGCTCCTGCTCGTTCTCCTGGCACCATTAGCGGGAGCCGGTGAGTGGTCTCCCGTTGAGGTGATCAAGTTCCAGGGAGTCCAGAATCCCGAGGGGGTTCTCCGCCAGATAGCTAAGGGCGAATACGACGTCGGGCTCTTCTCCCTTCCGGCCGATGAATACCGCCGTCTTGATGAAGACCTTCTCAAAAACCTCGAACTCTACAAGACCGTCGTCTCCTACAATGAGCTGACCTTCAACACTTACCATGATCAGGACAAGGATGCTCCACTGGTTACCGTTGGTGACCAGGTCTACTTCAACCCGTTCGCCATCAGGGAAGTCAGGTTTGCAATGAACTTCCTCGTCAGCAGGGACTACATCGTCCAGAACATCTACCAGGGTAGTGGCGCCCCAATGCTCGGCTGTATAAGGCCCAGCCACCCGGCCAACAAGTACTTCGAGCCAGTCTATAGCGCCCTTAACCTCTCCGCCTCCCAGAACGTTGAGTACGCCATGGAGCTCTTCAACGAGGGCATGGAGATGGCCGTTAGGCAGGTCGCTGTTTACAACCACACCCTCGAGGAGGTCAACGGCACGTGGTACTTCGACGGGAAGCCCGTGACCATCAAGTTCGTTATCCGCATCGAGGACGAGAGGCAGAAAATCGGCCGCTACGTTGCGGATCTGATTGAAGAGTACTTTGGGTTTAAGGTTGAGCGCCTTGAGTGGGACAGGCAGAAAGCCGGACAGGTGGTCTTCGCAACCCCTCCGAGCGAATACGAGTGGAACGTCTACACCGGAGGCTGGAAGGTCGAGAGTGGGGTTCCGAGCGTCTGGATTGATGACTACACTGCCTGGTTCTATTCAGCTTGGTACGGTTACCTGCCCAGCAAGGTTGAACCCAAACACCGGAACATCGTTACCGTGGGCCAGTTCCTCAGGTACGTGGGAAACGGCGATGCAGACGAGGGACTCAGGGTTATTCGGGCAGAGTACTACAAAAGCGCCTCCGAGCTTGGGGAGATTCTCAACTGGACGGAAGAAGAGCTGACGAGACTGCTCGTCCACTTCAGCCTTCAAGTAAATGGCGAGAACTACACCATCCAAAGCGCCGACCAGTACTGGGACCTGCAGAAGATATCTATGGGACTGGGCATAATGGAGGGTGTTAGGATATTCCTCACCGAGGTCTGGGAGCTTTCCCCCGTCAACGGGGTGAGGGTTTCGGAGATAAAGGCGGATCCGAACGTGGGTCTTTTCAACAGGTGGAGCCTCCTGAGCGCGGAAACGCCCGATGGAGTTCTGAGGGTTGCTCACTTCGTTCTCACATGCTGCTGTTTCTGCCTCCCCTTCAACCCCGCGGTTGAGTCCGAATACCATGTCTTTCCAATAGACATCTGGGATCTCCTCCACGATCCTGCGGGGTATACTGATCAGAACGGCCTCTACACACCTTATAGGTGCAGGTGGAACGTTGAGAGGGGAAACTTCACGGTTCCAAACGATGCCGTCATCTACAACCAGACCTCTGGCTGGATAACCCCCCACGCGGGTGAGAGGGCCAAGGTTAGGGTAAGCGTCTCCTGCGACCTCGACGAGTGGCAGAATGGCGTTAGGATGGGAGAAACTGACATCAAGTACTACATAGCCTTCCTCTACATCTGGGCCTATAAGGATATCCCCAATGACCCTTACTACGAGGACGACCTCTCCGAGACTGCCACTTTGCTGGGGAACGTTCTCGGTTTTGAGTTCACGGAGAACGGTTACGTTGTCTACGGCAACTATGCCCATCCAATCGCCGACGATCTCACGGCAAAGGACTACGTCTTCTACCCAAAGTCCCCCTGGGAGCTCTACTACGCGATGGGCGAGCTCGTGGCTAACGGAGATTCCTACGGCGTTTACGAGAGGTACTCCCTTGGCAACGCCGAGGGAAAGATAGAGTGCCTCAACCTCTTGACCAGGGAACACGTTGCTGACCTGAGGAAGGTACTGGTACATCTGATGGAGAAAAGAGCGATCCCACCTGCGATAGCAGACGACGTGAGCGATCCTGAGGAGGGCTACGCGAGGCTCATTGGATGGATAGACACCTTTCACCACGCGGTCGTAAGCGACGGCTCCTTCTACATCGAGAAGAACGTCCCGGAGAACCTGTTCATGGAGCTGAGGGCGTTTAGAGGAGTATCTCCGATTCCCTCCCCAGCAACGACCCCCACGATGTCCCAGGTCTCGACTTCATCCTCTCAAAGCGAGTCCCCAACACCAACTAACGGGTCAGATGACCACCAAACAGCCACCAACACCTCGCTCATATATGCAATTGGCCTGGCGGGCCTTTTGACACTGGTGCTGGTGCTCCTCATGGGCTGGAAAAGATGA
- a CDS encoding SPFH domain-containing protein, translated as MVQVIEWVNPGEDEIIWRYPNEVIKWGAQLIVHEYEVAVFMRDGKIYDVLGPGRHTLTTQNLPLLYKLVGGSNSPFKATVIFVSMKQFQGRYGGETQTRELAPVKYYGVYWFKVADPVLFITEVVGGQSLYDTSDVTKFIRAYFNEGMMKHLSTYSIVDLFQNLDMVSTQVKVKLIEDFRRLGLELVDVKIEGVNTTDEWRQRLFWIMQTGNAQAVMQMDTAKQVAAELGKSEGAAIGTGMVIMPQLLQQPAQPAQPAQPYAGGGVPPAGYQGAAQPGAPAQPTQQQEICPYCGKPIPPGARFCPYCGHQIHRCPNGHIVPEGAKFCPVCGAKIE; from the coding sequence ATGGTGCAAGTAATAGAATGGGTGAACCCCGGAGAGGACGAGATAATCTGGAGGTATCCAAACGAGGTCATTAAGTGGGGTGCTCAGTTAATAGTCCACGAGTACGAAGTGGCCGTCTTCATGCGCGACGGCAAGATCTACGACGTTCTCGGCCCCGGAAGGCACACGCTGACGACGCAGAACTTACCGCTCCTCTACAAGCTCGTCGGCGGTTCAAACAGCCCCTTCAAGGCGACGGTGATATTCGTCAGCATGAAGCAGTTCCAGGGACGCTACGGCGGAGAAACGCAAACGAGAGAACTTGCCCCAGTAAAGTACTACGGCGTCTACTGGTTCAAAGTTGCTGACCCGGTTCTCTTCATCACCGAGGTCGTCGGCGGCCAGAGTTTGTATGATACCAGCGACGTCACCAAGTTCATCCGCGCCTACTTCAACGAGGGCATGATGAAGCATCTCAGTACTTACTCCATCGTTGACCTCTTCCAGAACCTCGACATGGTCAGCACGCAGGTCAAGGTCAAGCTCATCGAGGACTTCCGCAGGCTCGGCCTTGAGCTGGTCGACGTCAAGATTGAGGGCGTGAACACCACCGACGAGTGGCGCCAGAGGCTCTTCTGGATAATGCAGACCGGCAACGCTCAAGCCGTTATGCAGATGGACACGGCCAAGCAGGTGGCAGCGGAACTTGGAAAGAGCGAGGGTGCCGCGATAGGAACGGGTATGGTCATAATGCCTCAGCTCCTTCAGCAGCCGGCTCAGCCAGCCCAGCCGGCACAACCCTACGCCGGTGGAGGCGTTCCTCCCGCTGGCTATCAGGGGGCGGCCCAGCCTGGGGCACCGGCTCAACCGACACAACAACAGGAGATATGCCCCTACTGCGGCAAGCCGATACCGCCGGGAGCGCGCTTCTGTCCATACTGCGGACATCAGATACACCGCTGTCCCAACGGCCACATAGTTCCGGAGGGAGCAAAGTTCTGTCCCGTCTGTGGGGCCAAGATTGAGTGA
- a CDS encoding zinc-ribbon domain-containing protein — MEVQCPTCSAKFKVPDTVSIATCPYCGTTFHVHTGEESPEEHFFFPPMRKDAGGVLLKFLSRQYGAPADITGAKVTKKELHWVPVYFFYLHGRSKRWSTIEEVRFVGIPAGSPFQGLLKDYPFPIRGKRFFDESVVKKGRYYEPKMSKEEAEAIARKLMEGALRSEASQEDKSLGDFEVEVNYLGLVHYPLWEVHYEYGGQNFVGYIDGTDGRVVQAEYPLMSGARKKASLLGTGVLAAGLIIGIITAGAYGSAWGLIGGLIPGGAGAFGIFRKGAVKKRKVSEVTRVNRGNLYFKPM; from the coding sequence ATGGAAGTCCAGTGCCCAACCTGCTCGGCCAAGTTTAAGGTTCCCGACACGGTAAGTATAGCCACCTGCCCATACTGCGGAACGACCTTCCACGTTCACACCGGCGAAGAGAGCCCGGAGGAGCACTTCTTCTTCCCGCCGATGAGAAAGGACGCCGGAGGAGTTCTGCTCAAGTTCCTCTCCAGGCAGTACGGTGCCCCGGCCGACATAACGGGGGCAAAGGTAACGAAAAAAGAGCTCCATTGGGTGCCGGTTTACTTCTTCTACCTCCACGGGAGGAGCAAGAGATGGTCGACGATAGAGGAGGTTCGCTTCGTTGGAATCCCCGCAGGCTCACCCTTCCAGGGTTTGCTGAAGGATTACCCCTTCCCGATAAGGGGCAAGCGCTTCTTCGACGAATCCGTGGTCAAGAAGGGCAGGTACTATGAGCCGAAGATGTCAAAGGAAGAGGCTGAGGCCATAGCGAGGAAGCTCATGGAGGGCGCCCTGAGGAGCGAAGCCAGCCAGGAGGACAAGTCCCTGGGAGATTTTGAGGTGGAGGTGAATTACCTGGGACTGGTGCACTATCCCCTCTGGGAGGTTCACTACGAATACGGAGGTCAAAACTTCGTGGGATACATCGATGGAACAGACGGGAGGGTTGTTCAGGCGGAGTACCCGCTCATGAGCGGTGCCAGGAAGAAGGCCAGCCTCCTGGGAACAGGTGTTCTGGCAGCCGGGCTGATAATCGGTATAATCACGGCCGGCGCATACGGAAGCGCCTGGGGGCTCATAGGCGGGCTCATCCCCGGAGGCGCCGGGGCCTTTGGCATATTCCGGAAAGGCGCCGTGAAGAAAAGGAAGGTGAGTGAGGTCACTAGAGTCAACAGGGGTAACCTGTATTTCAAGCCTATGTGA
- a CDS encoding FprA family A-type flavoprotein — MIRNMNSYPLYDDGEHRVYWLGIEEAEDEKGILTNQYLVIDGNEGALIEPGGFFVFSRVLKNVSALIPPTQIKYLMYSHQDPDVVAGLNLWFEYAPLAKVAISELWVRFIPHMAVLSAGRTIGIPDKGAELKLGNSVIRAIPSHYLHSPGNFSFYDEKSGILFSTDIGAAAFPKGEWYLFVEDFEKHVKLMEGFHRRYMSSTKGLKAWVRSVRRLNPKTIAPQHGAIFRDENVGKFLDWLESLEVGIDVFEKEFYGD, encoded by the coding sequence ATGATAAGGAATATGAACAGCTATCCCCTCTACGATGACGGAGAACATAGGGTTTACTGGCTCGGTATTGAGGAGGCCGAAGACGAAAAGGGCATCCTCACGAATCAATATCTTGTTATAGACGGGAACGAGGGAGCTTTGATAGAGCCAGGTGGTTTCTTTGTCTTCTCGCGAGTGCTCAAGAACGTCTCGGCACTGATTCCACCGACGCAGATAAAGTACCTTATGTACTCCCATCAGGACCCAGATGTTGTTGCGGGCCTGAACCTCTGGTTTGAGTACGCTCCGCTTGCAAAGGTCGCCATTTCAGAGCTCTGGGTTCGCTTCATTCCCCACATGGCGGTGCTGAGCGCAGGGAGAACCATTGGAATTCCCGATAAGGGGGCCGAGCTTAAACTTGGAAACTCGGTGATAAGGGCAATCCCCTCCCATTACCTGCACAGTCCTGGCAACTTCTCGTTCTACGATGAGAAGAGCGGGATACTCTTCAGTACAGACATAGGGGCGGCCGCCTTCCCCAAGGGCGAGTGGTACCTCTTCGTTGAAGACTTCGAAAAACACGTCAAACTCATGGAAGGCTTTCACAGGAGATATATGAGCTCGACGAAGGGCCTGAAGGCGTGGGTTCGCTCAGTTAGAAGGCTGAACCCAAAGACCATAGCTCCCCAGCACGGTGCGATATTCAGGGACGAGAACGTTGGCAAATTCCTTGACTGGCTCGAAAGCCTAGAAGTTGGAATAGACGTCTTTGAAAAGGAATTCTACGGGGACTGA
- a CDS encoding HAD family hydrolase: MLKGLIFDVDETLVYYEGYNHREWYERWVMPALRERGIELDYETYRKTVTGELPRSYVERFGIDHVEFWKIVDGVNLQYRRWMAERGKIRAFPDVDALRELKAMGLRLAAVSNASQECTEFVLNLFGLRKHFKVVYGKDYSNLDGVKPNPYLVEKALRALGLRPKEALMVGDSRHDVLAGKRAGMKVVNVTRFGEIEGADYYVKDLWELVELVRKSLGTQSP, encoded by the coding sequence ATGCTCAAAGGATTGATATTCGACGTTGATGAAACCCTGGTTTACTATGAGGGTTACAATCACAGGGAATGGTATGAGAGGTGGGTTATGCCGGCCCTCCGGGAGCGCGGCATCGAGCTGGACTACGAGACCTACAGAAAGACGGTGACCGGCGAACTTCCGAGGAGCTACGTCGAGCGCTTTGGCATAGACCACGTGGAGTTCTGGAAAATCGTTGACGGTGTGAACCTCCAGTACCGCCGGTGGATGGCCGAACGGGGAAAGATACGGGCATTTCCAGACGTTGATGCCCTTAGAGAGCTGAAAGCTATGGGCCTGAGGCTCGCCGCGGTGAGCAACGCCTCCCAGGAGTGCACGGAGTTCGTTCTGAACCTCTTCGGTCTGAGGAAGCACTTCAAGGTTGTTTACGGGAAGGACTACTCCAACCTCGACGGCGTCAAGCCAAACCCCTACCTCGTTGAAAAAGCCTTGAGGGCACTCGGGCTTAGGCCGAAGGAAGCACTGATGGTTGGCGACAGCCGCCACGATGTGCTCGCCGGAAAGCGCGCTGGAATGAAAGTGGTCAACGTTACGCGCTTTGGTGAAATCGAGGGTGCTGACTACTACGTGAAGGATCTCTGGGAGCTTGTGGAACTGGTAAGAAAAAGTCTAGGGACTCAGTCCCCGTAG
- the serK gene encoding L-serine kinase SerK, producing the protein MGVEKVPKYDIPTKKVDYVFIELDKMKPHEQLVQKELEAFIESVTGSGIFWKPMLLAKVPGEDTYLIVDGHHRWAGLQKLGAKRAPSVILDYFSDDVKVYTWYPAFKGSLEEVLERLKEEGLEVIEDPNAEEKAERGEIAFALVGEKSFSIPGGLEEQKKVSKVLDEMSVEGKIELIYYGLKEDAREDMGRGEIDYVFIRKAPSKEEVMELVKRGEVYSPKTTRHVLPFNPDKIDVKLEELF; encoded by the coding sequence ATGGGAGTTGAAAAGGTTCCGAAGTACGACATTCCGACCAAGAAGGTTGACTACGTTTTTATCGAGCTCGACAAGATGAAGCCCCACGAGCAGCTCGTTCAGAAGGAGCTTGAGGCCTTCATCGAGAGCGTTACCGGTAGTGGAATCTTCTGGAAGCCCATGCTCCTCGCCAAGGTTCCCGGTGAGGACACCTACCTCATCGTCGACGGTCACCACCGCTGGGCCGGCCTCCAGAAGCTCGGTGCCAAGAGGGCTCCATCGGTTATACTCGACTACTTCAGCGATGATGTCAAGGTCTACACCTGGTATCCGGCCTTCAAGGGAAGCCTTGAGGAAGTCCTTGAGAGACTCAAGGAGGAAGGCCTCGAAGTCATCGAGGACCCCAATGCCGAGGAGAAGGCCGAGCGCGGTGAGATAGCCTTTGCCCTCGTCGGCGAGAAGAGCTTCTCCATCCCCGGCGGCCTTGAGGAGCAGAAGAAGGTCAGCAAGGTCCTCGACGAGATGAGCGTTGAGGGTAAAATCGAGCTCATCTACTACGGCCTCAAGGAGGACGCCAGGGAAGACATGGGCAGGGGTGAGATCGACTACGTCTTCATCAGGAAGGCCCCGAGCAAGGAGGAGGTTATGGAGCTCGTCAAGCGCGGCGAGGTCTATTCCCCGAAGACCACCAGGCACGTCCTGCCCTTCAACCCGGACAAGATTGACGTCAAGCTTGAGGAGCTGTTCTGA
- a CDS encoding DUF763 domain-containing protein: protein MRNIADLPLHGGHVPAWLAQRMRKLTRLVLVLAVEEYGTKGLLERLSDPVWFQAFNNVIGMDWDSSGSTTVTAGMIKDALWREELGVKAAGGKGKKSRATLDELKRIAELYGLDPELYIRTSRLVAKVDTVALQTGYQLYHHVFFLDEEGNWAVVQQGMNEKAKLARRFHWFDADTFTLDPHKAIAGLQREFALNTVSKEAKEYQKTLLDVVQENPVKIERELESLKALVKGYRPLVYYKPRDVDEVSILRRYESLGRFELNKRALEFARELSVSNYEEFLLLKGLGPSTLRALSLVLELVYDVHPSWKDPVTHPPDPFKFTYAVGGKDRVPFPIDKPAYDELISFLEELVSRHPEEKALVRNVTKITRNWKFPEGEKRAT from the coding sequence ATGAGGAACATCGCCGATTTACCCCTTCACGGGGGCCATGTTCCGGCGTGGCTGGCGCAGAGGATGAGGAAGCTCACGAGGTTAGTGCTGGTTCTCGCTGTCGAGGAGTACGGCACCAAGGGACTCTTAGAGAGGCTCTCCGACCCGGTCTGGTTCCAGGCCTTCAACAACGTCATCGGGATGGACTGGGACTCCTCCGGCTCGACAACCGTTACTGCCGGCATGATAAAGGACGCCCTCTGGAGGGAGGAGTTAGGAGTTAAAGCCGCCGGGGGCAAGGGGAAGAAGAGCCGCGCCACGCTAGATGAGCTGAAAAGGATAGCGGAGCTCTACGGGCTTGATCCGGAACTATACATTAGAACATCACGGCTGGTCGCGAAGGTGGACACCGTCGCCCTACAGACCGGCTACCAGCTCTACCACCACGTTTTCTTCCTCGATGAAGAGGGCAACTGGGCGGTGGTACAGCAGGGCATGAACGAGAAAGCCAAGCTCGCGAGGCGCTTCCACTGGTTCGATGCCGATACCTTTACGCTCGACCCACATAAGGCAATAGCGGGCCTGCAGAGGGAGTTCGCCCTCAACACCGTCTCAAAGGAAGCCAAAGAATACCAGAAGACGCTCCTCGACGTGGTTCAGGAAAACCCGGTTAAAATAGAGCGTGAGCTGGAGAGCCTGAAAGCGCTCGTAAAAGGCTACCGTCCGCTCGTTTATTACAAGCCTCGCGACGTCGATGAGGTTTCCATCCTGAGGCGCTACGAAAGTCTGGGAAGGTTTGAGCTGAACAAGAGGGCATTAGAGTTTGCCCGTGAGCTTAGTGTGAGCAACTACGAGGAGTTCCTCCTGCTGAAGGGCCTAGGCCCGAGCACTTTACGCGCTCTTTCGCTCGTCCTTGAGCTGGTCTATGACGTCCACCCGAGCTGGAAGGACCCGGTAACGCATCCGCCCGACCCCTTCAAGTTCACCTACGCCGTTGGGGGCAAGGATAGAGTGCCTTTCCCGATAGACAAGCCCGCCTACGATGAGCTTATTTCCTTCCTGGAGGAGCTCGTCTCAAGACACCCGGAGGAGAAGGCTCTCGTCCGGAATGTGACGAAGATAACCAGAAACTGGAAGTTCCCAGAGGGGGAGAAGAGGGCGACTTGA